The following proteins come from a genomic window of Kitasatospora sp. NBC_01246:
- a CDS encoding PaaI family thioesterase: MTTYGFQGEQTVPDKASHSRTHHWQAGPPVSAFPHLTGEEILQEMIAGRIQAPPIASTLGFGLVEAGPGTAVFEGEVGEHLFNPMNTVHGGYLATLLDSALGCAVMSRLPAGTAYTTTQLNVHMVRPVFADSGKLRCEAVALHVGRTLATAEARVVGVEDGKLYAHGTTTCAVLAPRPTA; the protein is encoded by the coding sequence ATGACCACGTATGGATTCCAGGGAGAGCAGACCGTGCCGGACAAGGCGTCGCACAGCCGTACCCACCACTGGCAGGCCGGACCGCCGGTCTCCGCGTTCCCGCACCTCACCGGGGAGGAGATCCTGCAGGAGATGATCGCGGGACGGATCCAGGCTCCGCCGATCGCCAGCACCCTGGGCTTCGGACTGGTCGAGGCCGGGCCGGGCACAGCGGTCTTCGAGGGCGAGGTCGGCGAGCATCTCTTCAACCCGATGAACACCGTGCACGGCGGCTACCTCGCCACCCTGCTCGACTCGGCGCTCGGCTGCGCCGTGATGAGCCGACTGCCCGCCGGCACGGCCTACACCACGACCCAGCTGAACGTGCACATGGTGCGCCCGGTGTTCGCCGACTCGGGGAAGCTGCGGTGCGAGGCCGTGGCGCTGCACGTCGGCCGTACCCTCGCGACGGCGGAGGCGCGGGTGGTCGGCGTGGAGGACGGCAAGCTGTACGCGCACGGGACGACCACCTGTGCGGTCCTGGCGCCGCGTCCGACGGCATGA
- the pip gene encoding prolyl aminopeptidase translates to MPELYPIGKPYAQGLLEVGDGQRIYWEASGNPAGKPAVVVHGGPGSGHSPKNRRCFDPERYHLVLFDQRGCGRSLPHAADPTTGLEHNTTAHLIADMERLREHLGIEKWLLYGGSWGSTLILAYAQTHPERVSEIVICGVTMTRPEETDWLYRGVGRLLPGPWEAFRDGLPPAERDGDLVAAYSRLLNSPDEAVRRKAARDWATWEDAVIAHESLGKPNAYSDRPDDALMAFTRITAHYFAHDAFLEDGRLLRDAGRLAGIPGVLIHGRLDLGSPLKTAWELAKAWPDAELTVIQDSGHTGSPAMGEAVFAAIERFAGPARN, encoded by the coding sequence GTGCCCGAGCTGTACCCGATCGGCAAGCCCTACGCGCAAGGACTCCTGGAGGTCGGCGACGGCCAGCGAATCTACTGGGAGGCCTCGGGCAACCCCGCCGGCAAGCCGGCCGTCGTGGTGCACGGCGGGCCGGGCTCCGGCCACAGTCCGAAGAACCGGCGCTGCTTCGACCCCGAGCGCTACCACCTGGTGCTGTTCGACCAGCGCGGGTGCGGACGGAGCCTGCCGCACGCCGCCGACCCGACGACCGGTCTGGAACACAACACCACCGCCCATCTGATCGCCGACATGGAACGGCTTCGCGAACACCTGGGCATCGAGAAGTGGCTGCTGTACGGCGGCTCCTGGGGCTCGACCCTGATCCTCGCCTACGCGCAGACCCACCCCGAGCGGGTCTCGGAGATCGTGATCTGCGGGGTGACCATGACCCGCCCCGAGGAGACCGACTGGCTGTACCGCGGCGTGGGCCGGCTGCTGCCGGGCCCCTGGGAGGCGTTCCGCGACGGGCTGCCGCCCGCCGAACGGGACGGCGACCTGGTGGCCGCGTACAGCCGGCTGCTGAACAGCCCCGACGAGGCCGTCCGCCGCAAGGCCGCACGGGACTGGGCGACCTGGGAGGACGCGGTGATCGCGCACGAGTCGCTGGGGAAACCGAACGCCTACTCCGACCGCCCGGACGACGCCTTGATGGCGTTCACCCGGATCACCGCGCACTATTTCGCGCACGACGCCTTCCTGGAGGACGGCCGACTCCTGCGCGACGCCGGACGGCTGGCCGGGATCCCGGGCGTCCTGATCCACGGCCGGCTGGACCTCGGATCGCCGCTGAAGACCGCCTGGGAACTGGCGAAGGCTTGGCCGGACGCTGAGTTGACGGTCATCCAGGACTCCGGCCACACCGGGAGCCCCGCCATGGGCGAGGCGGTGTTCGCAGCCATCGAACGGTTCGCCGGACCCGCCCGGAACTGA
- a CDS encoding TetR/AcrR family transcriptional regulator has translation MTEGTPNLRELNKRRTREAISNAATRLFIEHGFDRTTIAEVAVAAGVAKMTVTNHFPRKEDLVLDLHREMIAAQAEAVAGRAPGESALAALRRTCLASIDRHDPALGFADPPFARTVMESPALLARLREIHEQSENALTAALAEATDSPPGDLTARLAAGLLAAIRRALFTEVFRRVLAGEEHEAISAAIRPSAVRAFDHLRSALDGYAVRPTG, from the coding sequence ATGACCGAGGGCACCCCCAACCTGCGCGAGCTCAACAAGCGCCGCACCCGCGAGGCGATCTCGAACGCCGCCACGCGGCTCTTCATCGAGCACGGCTTCGACCGGACGACGATCGCCGAGGTCGCGGTGGCCGCCGGGGTCGCCAAGATGACCGTCACCAACCACTTCCCGCGCAAGGAGGACCTCGTCCTCGACCTGCACCGGGAGATGATCGCCGCCCAGGCCGAGGCGGTCGCCGGGCGCGCGCCCGGCGAGTCCGCGCTGGCGGCGCTGCGCCGCACCTGCCTCGCCTCGATCGACCGGCACGACCCGGCCCTCGGCTTCGCCGATCCGCCGTTCGCCCGCACCGTCATGGAGAGCCCCGCCCTGCTCGCCCGGCTGCGCGAGATCCACGAGCAGAGCGAGAACGCGCTCACCGCGGCCCTCGCCGAGGCCACCGACTCCCCACCGGGCGACCTCACCGCCAGACTCGCGGCCGGCCTGCTGGCGGCGATCCGCCGCGCGCTCTTCACCGAGGTCTTCCGCCGCGTCCTGGCCGGCGAGGAGCACGAGGCGATATCGGCGGCCATCCGACCGTCCGCCGTCCGGGCCTTCGACCACCTGCGGAGCGCGCTCGACGGGTACGCCGTCCGGCCGACCGGCTGA
- a CDS encoding extracellular catalytic domain type 1 short-chain-length polyhydroxyalkanoate depolymerase, with protein MVLLPVRVSTAPAVTAPSTALVPPTGSDVPGSSAPGSSAPGTTETGTARPVPVAGPARPGRRLARRAAAALLAALALASTAPASAVAAATPGPGRTAASATSAAHVAAPAASTAGGTFQQVTGFGGNPGNLAMFSYTPAGLPTGAPLVVALHGCTQTATDYYRNSGWTTLADRYGFAVVFPQTGSANNALSCFSWFDAAKDSRGAGEAESVSEMVTEARALYGSDGRRVFVTGLSAGGGMAADLLADYPDVFAGGAIDSGLPAHCATTQAAASGCQNNDQRLTPAQWGDRVRRAYPGHSGPWPRVAIWQGTADTTVRPVNGTELRDQWTDVWSIGQSASATRNLPGGTTESVYNDASGRPAVALYSVAGMGHGLAVDPGPGADQCGAGGAYFLDTICSSYYTARFWGLDGGGPATPSLPAPAGLTATATGQDSIALGWQAVTGAASYVLYRNGTRAAAPAGTSYTDGGLNPGASYTYTVAAVDAAGAVGARSAAVTASTPGGAQQCFTDSNYDQVKAGRATQAGGLTYALGSGQAMGLWNTFTIHTLKETGAGYFVLADGQC; from the coding sequence ATGGTTCTGCTGCCCGTGCGCGTGTCGACCGCGCCCGCCGTGACCGCCCCGTCCACCGCGCTCGTCCCACCGACTGGATCCGACGTGCCCGGATCCAGCGCACCCGGATCCAGCGCGCCCGGTACCACTGAGACCGGGACCGCCCGCCCCGTGCCCGTCGCCGGACCGGCCCGCCCGGGCCGGCGGCTCGCGCGCCGCGCCGCGGCTGCGCTGCTCGCGGCGCTGGCACTCGCCTCCACGGCACCGGCCTCCGCCGTCGCGGCCGCCACCCCGGGCCCCGGCCGTACCGCGGCCTCCGCGACTTCCGCCGCGCATGTGGCCGCCCCTGCCGCTTCCACGGCGGGCGGGACCTTCCAACAGGTCACCGGGTTCGGTGGCAACCCCGGGAACCTGGCGATGTTCTCCTACACCCCGGCAGGCCTGCCGACCGGCGCACCGCTGGTGGTCGCGCTGCACGGCTGCACCCAGACAGCCACCGACTACTACCGCAACTCCGGCTGGACCACCCTGGCCGACCGGTACGGCTTCGCGGTGGTGTTCCCGCAGACCGGCAGCGCCAACAACGCCCTCTCCTGCTTCAGCTGGTTCGACGCCGCCAAGGACAGCCGGGGCGCGGGCGAGGCCGAATCGGTGTCCGAAATGGTCACCGAAGCCCGGGCCCTGTACGGCTCCGACGGGCGCCGGGTGTTCGTCACGGGCCTCTCGGCCGGCGGCGGTATGGCGGCCGACCTGCTGGCCGACTACCCGGACGTGTTCGCGGGCGGGGCGATCGACTCCGGCCTGCCGGCGCACTGCGCCACCACCCAGGCCGCCGCCTCGGGGTGCCAGAACAACGACCAGCGGCTCACCCCGGCCCAATGGGGCGACCGAGTCCGCCGGGCGTACCCGGGCCACAGCGGGCCGTGGCCCCGAGTGGCGATCTGGCAGGGCACCGCGGACACCACCGTCAGGCCCGTGAACGGCACCGAGCTGCGGGACCAGTGGACGGATGTGTGGAGCATCGGCCAGAGCGCCTCCGCCACCCGGAACCTGCCGGGTGGGACCACCGAGTCCGTCTACAACGACGCGAGCGGCCGGCCCGCCGTGGCGCTCTACTCCGTCGCGGGGATGGGTCACGGACTCGCGGTCGACCCGGGCCCGGGGGCGGACCAGTGCGGGGCCGGCGGCGCCTACTTCCTCGACACGATCTGCTCCAGCTACTACACCGCGCGGTTCTGGGGCTTGGACGGCGGCGGCCCGGCCACGCCCTCGCTGCCCGCACCGGCGGGCCTGACCGCGACCGCCACCGGCCAGGACTCGATCGCGCTCGGCTGGCAGGCCGTCACCGGTGCCGCGTCGTACGTGCTGTACCGGAACGGAACGCGGGCGGCCGCCCCGGCCGGCACCTCGTACACCGACGGCGGCCTGAACCCCGGGGCCTCGTACACCTACACCGTGGCCGCCGTCGACGCGGCGGGCGCCGTGGGAGCCCGGTCGGCGGCGGTGACGGCGAGCACTCCCGGCGGCGCGCAGCAGTGCTTCACGGACAGCAACTACGACCAGGTGAAGGCGGGCCGTGCGACCCAGGCCGGCGGCCTCACCTACGCCCTCGGCTCGGGGCAGGCCATGGGCCTCTGGAACACCTTCACGATCCACACGCTGAAGGAGACCGGGGCGGGCTACTTCGTCCTCGCCGACGGGCAGTGCTGA
- a CDS encoding lysophospholipid acyltransferase family protein: protein MSVWLPTAPCTPETCLTEAAPVVALPRRILRLGAFLVVLVAGLALTPSVRALPGGPRDALVRFWARTLLRALGVTARIAPPPACGGGVLVVANHVSWLDIPLIAAGRPGRSLAKTEVRQWPVLGPLVAWGGTVFLDRDRLRTLPGTVAAVTELLRAGRPVVVFPEGSTWCGRESGRFRPALFEAAVQSGAPVQPVTVRYRLADGRATNAPAFVGEDGLLASIARVVSVRGLVAEVTFLPAIPAPAVRTGQPADRRQPRRELARAAQAAVEATGR from the coding sequence GTGAGCGTCTGGCTGCCGACCGCCCCCTGCACGCCGGAGACCTGCCTGACCGAGGCTGCCCCCGTGGTGGCGCTCCCCCGGCGGATCCTGCGCCTCGGCGCGTTCCTGGTCGTGCTGGTGGCGGGCCTCGCGCTCACCCCGTCGGTCCGGGCCCTGCCCGGGGGCCCTCGCGACGCGCTGGTCCGGTTCTGGGCACGCACCCTGCTCCGCGCGCTCGGGGTCACCGCCCGGATCGCGCCGCCCCCGGCCTGCGGCGGCGGGGTGCTGGTGGTGGCCAACCACGTCTCGTGGCTGGACATCCCGCTGATCGCGGCCGGCCGGCCCGGCCGCTCGCTGGCCAAGACCGAAGTCCGGCAGTGGCCGGTGCTCGGCCCGCTGGTGGCCTGGGGCGGCACCGTCTTCCTCGACCGCGACCGGCTGCGCACCCTCCCCGGCACGGTCGCCGCGGTCACCGAACTGCTGCGCGCGGGACGGCCCGTGGTCGTCTTCCCCGAGGGGTCGACCTGGTGCGGGCGGGAGAGCGGCCGGTTCCGCCCGGCGCTCTTCGAGGCCGCCGTCCAGTCCGGTGCTCCCGTGCAGCCGGTGACGGTCCGCTACCGGCTCGCGGACGGGCGGGCGACCAACGCGCCGGCCTTCGTCGGCGAGGACGGCCTGCTCGCCTCGATCGCCCGGGTGGTGTCGGTCCGTGGACTGGTGGCCGAGGTGACCTTCCTTCCCGCGATCCCGGCACCCGCGGTCCGGACCGGTCAGCCGGCGGACCGGCGGCAGCCGCGCCGGGAGCTGGCCCGTGCCGCCCAGGCGGCCGTGGAGGCGACCGGCCGGTGA
- a CDS encoding YdcF family protein produces MIAYAPAALFFVLCGIGVLRDRRRFSNAVLLGIAVSFLALALLAELRKAPTLVAEVAAVAIILLPAVGTLALVGFLIANGLTMVRKEGRRPANLLSLLAGLGILSVISLLVAAVVTRSYRLGVLAGTAVLVVGYISFLFVCFVGYAFLYGRHRPRRDVDFVVVLGSGLIGGDRVPPLLASRLNRGREVYEKQAARGNPPVLITSGGQGPDEKLPESHAMADYLVQRGFPEAHLVREEHSRTTEENLLFSRAIMEQAKPGYRCVIVTNNFHAFRAALTARKAGVTGQVFGSPTAAYYWPSATIREFAAVFLSHKLINFGICGFLALCGVLAAAL; encoded by the coding sequence ATGATCGCCTATGCCCCCGCGGCCCTGTTCTTCGTCCTGTGCGGGATCGGGGTGCTCCGTGACCGACGCCGATTCAGCAACGCCGTCCTGCTCGGCATAGCCGTCTCCTTTCTCGCCCTGGCGCTGCTCGCCGAGTTGCGCAAGGCCCCGACACTGGTCGCCGAGGTGGCAGCCGTCGCCATCATCCTGCTGCCGGCGGTCGGAACGCTGGCGCTGGTCGGCTTCCTGATCGCCAACGGCCTGACGATGGTCCGCAAGGAGGGCAGACGGCCGGCCAATCTGCTGTCCCTGCTCGCGGGCCTCGGCATCCTCTCCGTGATCAGCCTGCTCGTCGCCGCCGTGGTGACCCGCTCGTACCGGCTGGGGGTCCTCGCCGGCACCGCCGTGCTGGTGGTCGGTTACATCTCCTTCCTGTTCGTCTGCTTCGTGGGCTACGCCTTCCTGTACGGCCGCCACCGCCCCCGCCGGGACGTCGACTTCGTCGTGGTGCTCGGCTCGGGCCTGATCGGCGGCGACCGGGTGCCGCCGCTGCTGGCGAGCCGGCTGAACCGGGGCCGTGAGGTGTACGAGAAGCAGGCCGCTCGCGGCAACCCACCGGTGCTGATCACCTCGGGTGGCCAGGGACCGGACGAGAAGCTGCCCGAGTCCCACGCGATGGCCGACTACCTCGTGCAGCGCGGCTTCCCCGAGGCACACCTCGTGCGTGAGGAGCACTCGCGCACGACGGAGGAGAACCTGCTCTTCTCCAGGGCGATCATGGAGCAGGCCAAGCCCGGGTACCGCTGCGTGATCGTCACCAACAACTTCCACGCGTTCCGTGCCGCGCTGACGGCCCGTAAGGCGGGTGTGACCGGGCAGGTCTTCGGCTCCCCCACCGCGGCGTACTACTGGCCGAGCGCGACGATCCGGGAGTTCGCCGCCGTCTTCCTCTCCCACAAGCTGATCAACTTCGGTATCTGCGGCTTCCTCGCGCTGTGCGGAGTGCTCGCCGCCGCGCTCTGA
- a CDS encoding DUF6445 family protein produces the protein MPPQPIGRTALPVLPYRKPTPGRDYWVLDNVLPDPDAVRERCLARGDWTEGYPYRPETWPGLRTMPGLEPAELARVEALVRRTTGTAKLWVQSTPGGGTLNHNCVQLVGAGESESRPHTDSRALCRYAAVLYLSPGAPKEAGTSFYRQQFPGGRLGGNLVDAPHNNLVEALGTRRVPGDAFTEDVRVPNRYNRLLLYRANLIHSATGYYGIPLEERRMTAVFFWMA, from the coding sequence ATGCCCCCACAGCCCATCGGGCGGACAGCCCTGCCCGTCCTGCCCTACCGCAAACCCACCCCCGGCCGGGACTACTGGGTGCTGGACAACGTGCTGCCCGATCCGGACGCGGTCCGCGAACGGTGCCTCGCCCGGGGCGACTGGACCGAGGGGTACCCCTACCGGCCCGAGACATGGCCCGGGCTGCGCACCATGCCCGGCCTGGAGCCGGCCGAGCTCGCCCGGGTGGAGGCACTGGTCCGCAGGACGACCGGTACCGCCAAGCTCTGGGTCCAGAGCACGCCCGGCGGCGGAACGCTCAACCACAACTGCGTCCAACTGGTCGGCGCCGGCGAGTCGGAATCCCGCCCCCACACCGACTCCCGCGCGCTCTGCCGCTACGCGGCCGTCCTCTACCTCAGCCCCGGTGCCCCCAAGGAGGCCGGCACCAGCTTCTACCGACAGCAGTTCCCCGGCGGGCGCCTCGGCGGCAACCTCGTCGACGCACCGCACAACAACCTCGTCGAGGCGCTCGGCACGCGCCGCGTCCCGGGTGACGCCTTCACCGAGGACGTCCGCGTCCCCAACCGCTACAACCGGCTCCTGCTGTACCGCGCCAACCTGATCCACAGTGCCACCGGCTACTACGGCATCCCGCTGGAGGAGCGGCGAATGACGGCCGTCTTCTTCTGGATGGCCTGA
- a CDS encoding GNAT family N-acetyltransferase: protein MPALSAPALSAPALSAPALLGKVPAPAYTVALARDEADVRAAQLLRHQVFAAELGARLHSPVAGLDVDPFDAFCDHLLVREGEDGPVVGTYRLLRPAAARRAGRLYSDGEFDLRNLSPLRDGLVELGRSCIHPDHRGNGAVINLMWGGIARYLADTGNTWVGGCCSIPLDDGGATAARVWDTVSAKYLAPEEYRVAPHRPWDPTGLPRAERAALPALLRGYLRLGAWVCGAPAHDPDFATADLYVLLSLERTDPRYLRHFLSGLAPAAPATGPAAPGGTEPAPGPLS, encoded by the coding sequence GTGCCAGCCCTCTCCGCACCGGCGCTCTCCGCACCGGCCCTGTCCGCACCGGCCCTCCTCGGCAAGGTGCCGGCGCCCGCCTACACCGTCGCGCTCGCCCGCGACGAGGCCGACGTGCGCGCCGCCCAGCTGCTGCGCCACCAGGTCTTCGCCGCTGAACTCGGTGCCCGGCTGCACAGCCCGGTGGCGGGGCTGGACGTCGACCCGTTCGACGCGTTCTGCGACCACCTGCTGGTGCGCGAGGGCGAGGACGGCCCCGTGGTGGGGACCTACCGGCTGCTGCGCCCGGCGGCCGCCCGACGGGCCGGACGGCTCTACTCCGACGGCGAGTTCGACCTGCGCAACCTGTCCCCGCTCCGCGACGGCCTGGTGGAGCTGGGCCGCTCCTGCATCCACCCGGACCACCGGGGCAACGGCGCGGTCATCAACCTGATGTGGGGCGGCATCGCCCGCTACCTCGCCGACACCGGCAACACCTGGGTCGGCGGCTGCTGCTCGATCCCGCTGGACGACGGCGGCGCGACGGCGGCGCGGGTCTGGGACACCGTCAGCGCCAAGTACCTCGCCCCCGAGGAGTACCGGGTCGCCCCGCACCGGCCGTGGGACCCCACCGGCCTGCCCCGCGCCGAGCGGGCCGCGCTGCCGGCACTGCTCCGCGGGTACCTGCGGCTGGGCGCCTGGGTCTGCGGCGCGCCCGCCCACGACCCGGACTTCGCCACCGCCGACCTCTACGTGCTGCTGTCCCTGGAGCGCACCGATCCGCGCTACCTGCGGCACTTCCTCTCCGGGCTCGCTCCGGCGGCCCCGGCCACCGGACCGGCCGCGCCCGGCGGTACGGAACCCGCGCCCGGGCCGCTCTCGTGA
- the murQ gene encoding N-acetylmuramic acid 6-phosphate etherase — protein sequence MDSDLPPHPEPGTATGATDDPGSDTPSDTPSDSGDDTDSTSGTDSGDGAIGGSVTEAVRPDWSGIDRMTTLDLLHLMNDEDRTVAEAVATQLEPIAAAADAIAARMARGGRLVYVGAGTAGRLGVLDASECPPTFNTAPGQVVGLIAGGSAALVRAVEGAEDRPDLAVADLEALAPTAADCVVGVSASGRTPYTVAAIRQARAAGALTVGLACNRGSALVSAAALGIEVVTGPEVLAGSTRLKAGTAQKLVLNLLSTAVMVRLGKTYGNLMVDVRAGNAKLRDRAHRIVATATSADEETVRSALAVTGGEAKDAVLVVLAGVDAPTARRLLAASGGRLREALEAARTVD from the coding sequence ATGGACAGCGACCTCCCGCCGCACCCGGAGCCCGGCACAGCGACCGGTGCGACCGACGACCCCGGCAGCGACACCCCCAGCGACACCCCCAGCGACAGCGGCGACGACACCGACAGCACCAGCGGGACCGACAGCGGCGACGGCGCCATCGGCGGTTCGGTGACCGAGGCCGTACGCCCCGATTGGTCCGGCATCGACCGGATGACGACCCTCGACCTCCTCCACCTGATGAACGACGAGGACCGCACCGTGGCCGAGGCCGTGGCCACGCAGCTGGAACCGATCGCCGCCGCGGCCGACGCGATCGCCGCCCGGATGGCCCGGGGCGGCCGACTGGTGTACGTGGGAGCGGGAACGGCCGGGCGGCTCGGAGTGCTGGACGCGAGCGAGTGCCCGCCGACCTTCAACACCGCCCCCGGCCAGGTCGTGGGCCTCATCGCGGGCGGCTCCGCAGCGCTGGTCCGCGCCGTCGAGGGCGCGGAGGACCGGCCGGACCTCGCCGTCGCCGACCTCGAAGCACTCGCTCCGACGGCCGCTGACTGCGTGGTGGGCGTCTCCGCCTCGGGCCGTACGCCGTACACGGTGGCCGCGATCCGACAGGCCCGCGCCGCCGGGGCGCTGACCGTGGGCCTGGCCTGCAACCGGGGGTCCGCCCTGGTGTCGGCGGCCGCGCTGGGCATCGAGGTGGTGACGGGGCCGGAGGTGCTGGCCGGATCCACCCGGCTCAAGGCGGGCACCGCACAGAAGCTCGTCCTGAACCTGCTCTCGACGGCCGTCATGGTTCGGCTCGGCAAGACCTACGGAAATCTGATGGTCGACGTGCGGGCGGGCAATGCCAAGCTTCGCGACCGGGCCCACCGGATCGTGGCCACGGCCACCAGCGCGGACGAGGAGACCGTCCGGAGCGCGCTGGCCGTGACGGGCGGCGAGGCCAAGGACGCCGTCCTGGTCGTGCTCGCCGGAGTGGACGCGCCGACCGCCCGCCGACTGCTCGCCGCCTCGGGCGGCCGACTGCGCGAAGCCCTGGAAGCGGCCCGGACGGTGGACTGA
- the mca gene encoding mycothiol conjugate amidase Mca yields the protein MFTHPSALRLLTVHAHPDDESSKGAATLARYAAQGVDVMVATCTGGERGSVLNPALDRPGTRAELTRIRREEMAAAREILGVGQRFLGFTDSGLPGPGEPLPDGCFALLPPAVAAEPLITLIREFRPHVVVTYDETGGYPHPDHVMTHRVTVEAVEGAADPDRSPEAGEPWQAAKLYYHLALSRAWFQTMHDAMTVRGVDSAMGEVLAGWPDAPPALATTTRIRCAEQFAVRDAALLAHATQIQPGTGFMAHPREIEREVWPTEDYHLARSLVETVLPESDLFAGLRPGEEHG from the coding sequence ATGTTCACTCACCCCTCCGCACTCCGGCTGCTGACCGTGCACGCCCACCCCGACGACGAGTCCAGCAAGGGGGCGGCCACCCTCGCCCGCTACGCCGCCCAGGGGGTGGACGTCATGGTCGCGACGTGCACCGGCGGCGAGCGCGGCTCGGTGCTCAACCCGGCACTCGACCGGCCCGGGACCAGGGCCGAGCTGACCCGGATCCGGCGCGAGGAGATGGCCGCCGCACGCGAGATCCTCGGTGTCGGCCAGCGCTTCCTGGGCTTCACCGACTCCGGGCTACCGGGCCCCGGCGAGCCACTGCCCGACGGCTGCTTCGCGCTCCTGCCGCCCGCCGTCGCCGCCGAGCCGCTGATCACGCTGATCCGCGAGTTCCGCCCCCACGTCGTCGTCACCTACGACGAGACGGGCGGCTACCCGCACCCCGACCATGTGATGACCCATCGGGTCACCGTTGAGGCGGTCGAGGGCGCGGCCGACCCCGACCGCTCTCCGGAGGCGGGCGAGCCGTGGCAGGCGGCCAAGCTCTACTACCACCTGGCGCTCTCCCGGGCCTGGTTCCAGACCATGCACGACGCGATGACGGTGCGCGGCGTCGACTCGGCCATGGGCGAGGTGCTGGCCGGCTGGCCCGACGCCCCGCCCGCCCTCGCCACCACCACCCGGATCCGCTGCGCCGAGCAGTTCGCCGTACGGGACGCCGCCCTGCTCGCGCACGCCACCCAGATACAGCCCGGCACCGGGTTCATGGCACACCCGCGTGAGATCGAGCGCGAGGTCTGGCCGACGGAGGACTACCACCTGGCCCGGAGCCTGGTGGAGACGGTCCTCCCCGAGTCCGACCTGTTCGCCGGTCTGCGCCCCGGAGAGGAGCACGGATGA
- a CDS encoding serine hydrolase domain-containing protein, whose amino-acid sequence MTDQYDELLPTTRRALLHRIAVAQAEGRTPSLVAAVVRDGRLVWSGARSMIDGHAPTVDVQYRIGSLTKTFVAVLVLRLRDEGLLDLADPLERHLPGTPADGATVAQLLAHSAGLASETPAPWWERTDGTLRPELADLLEGDNPRKHPAGRLHHYSNPGYALLGALVERLRGEPWHEVLHREVLAPLGMDRTTLLPEHPHAGGFAVHPWADVMLPEPLTETGLMAPAGQLWSTVADLARWAAFLTAGDPKVLTAESLAEMRVPAVGPGGENWSGGYGLGLQLLRHQDRVLYGHTGSMPGFTAGLWISEADGLAAIAVANATSGGDTPRVAAELISLTAQHEPRLPEPWRPLSSLDEDLLALTGPWYWGAAGHTLRLKADRVLELAPLTGGTRSSRFRAEPDGSWTGLDHYYAGETLRVVRAADGSVSHLDVGSFVFTRRPYGPAEAVPGGVDPAGWQAF is encoded by the coding sequence ATGACCGACCAGTACGACGAGCTCCTCCCGACGACCCGCCGCGCGCTGCTGCACCGGATCGCGGTCGCACAGGCCGAGGGCCGGACGCCCTCCCTGGTCGCCGCGGTGGTCCGGGACGGCAGACTGGTCTGGAGCGGAGCGCGCAGCATGATCGACGGTCATGCGCCCACCGTCGACGTGCAGTACCGGATCGGCTCGCTCACCAAGACCTTCGTCGCCGTCCTGGTGCTCCGGCTGCGCGACGAGGGCCTGCTCGACCTGGCCGACCCGCTGGAGCGCCACCTGCCCGGCACCCCGGCCGACGGCGCCACCGTCGCCCAACTGCTCGCCCACTCGGCCGGCCTCGCCTCCGAGACCCCGGCGCCCTGGTGGGAGCGGACCGACGGCACGCTGCGCCCCGAGCTCGCCGACCTCCTGGAGGGCGACAACCCGCGCAAGCACCCGGCGGGGCGGCTCCACCACTACTCCAACCCCGGCTACGCCCTGCTCGGCGCGCTGGTCGAGCGCCTGCGCGGCGAGCCGTGGCACGAGGTGCTGCACCGCGAGGTCCTGGCTCCGCTCGGGATGGACCGCACCACCCTGCTGCCCGAGCACCCGCACGCCGGCGGCTTCGCCGTCCACCCCTGGGCCGACGTCATGCTGCCCGAACCGCTGACCGAGACCGGGCTGATGGCACCGGCCGGGCAGCTCTGGTCGACCGTCGCCGACCTGGCCCGCTGGGCCGCCTTCCTGACCGCCGGCGACCCGAAGGTGCTGACCGCCGAGAGCCTCGCCGAGATGCGCGTACCCGCCGTCGGCCCGGGCGGCGAGAACTGGTCCGGCGGGTACGGGCTCGGGCTGCAACTGCTGCGCCACCAGGACCGGGTGCTCTACGGCCACACCGGTTCGATGCCGGGCTTCACCGCCGGCCTCTGGATCAGCGAGGCGGACGGTCTGGCGGCGATCGCGGTCGCCAACGCGACCAGCGGCGGCGACACCCCGCGGGTCGCGGCGGAGCTGATCTCCCTCACCGCCCAGCACGAACCCCGGCTGCCCGAGCCCTGGCGCCCGCTGTCCTCCCTCGACGAGGACCTGCTCGCGCTCACCGGCCCCTGGTACTGGGGCGCCGCCGGCCACACCCTGCGGCTGAAGGCCGACCGCGTCCTGGAACTGGCCCCGCTCACCGGCGGCACCCGCAGCTCCCGGTTCCGCGCCGAGCCGGACGGCTCCTGGACGGGGCTGGACCACTACTACGCGGGCGAGACGCTGCGGGTCGTCCGCGCCGCCGACGGCTCGGTCAGCCACCTGGACGTCGGCTCCTTCGTCTTCACCCGCCGGCCCTACGGTCCGGCCGAGGCCGTGCCCGGCGGGGTCGACCCGGCCGGCTGGCAGGCCTTCTGA